A single genomic interval of Staphylococcus hyicus harbors:
- a CDS encoding DUF5067 domain-containing protein, with translation MKKIFSALCVSSLLLSGCGLIGNGKDDKKEAEENIGNGYFKADTLKTKEAEFKLKKPKLVEQFNQDDKRGPYIVFEYEYTNKSKENMSAQKAWGHYFEFIKDTKDTEERIHDTYVTTKDGSKYSELKENGDLLVKPKDNVKAMVVYPIKKEPVKLLLKGHTKRDDSEPKALGEKVIHIEK, from the coding sequence ATGAAAAAAATTTTTAGTGCACTGTGTGTATCATCGCTTTTACTGAGTGGCTGTGGACTCATTGGTAACGGTAAAGACGATAAAAAAGAAGCTGAGGAAAATATTGGTAATGGTTATTTTAAAGCAGATACATTAAAAACAAAAGAGGCAGAATTTAAATTAAAAAAACCGAAACTTGTTGAACAATTCAATCAGGATGACAAACGAGGGCCATATATCGTTTTTGAATACGAATATACAAATAAAAGTAAAGAGAACATGTCCGCCCAAAAAGCATGGGGGCATTACTTCGAATTCATTAAGGATACTAAAGACACTGAAGAAAGAATACATGACACTTACGTTACTACAAAGGACGGGTCAAAATATAGTGAGCTAAAAGAAAATGGCGATTTATTAGTGAAACCGAAAGATAATGTCAAAGCAATGGTCGTATATCCTATAAAAAAAGAACCTGTAAAGTTATTGCTGAAGGGGCATACGAAAAGGGACGATTCAGAACCTAAAGCATTAGGTGAAAAAGTGATTCATATAGAAAAGTAA
- the dcd gene encoding dCTP deaminase, translating into MILSDNDIKGYIQSGALKVTPFEASHVEPASIDLTLANHFLRPLQPLNGTQKLSEPIQYEEIHQTSVVVPAHGFILATTKEYIKLPENLTGFVEGRSSIGRAGLFIQNAGWVDPGFEGAITLELYNANDFPLEIEQNQRICQIVLAETKTAPNEIYSGKYQGQATTTGSRVFRDWMKDGGY; encoded by the coding sequence ATGATTTTATCTGACAATGATATTAAAGGATACATACAATCAGGGGCACTTAAAGTGACGCCTTTTGAGGCATCTCATGTTGAACCAGCTTCTATTGATTTAACGTTAGCCAATCACTTTTTAAGACCTTTACAGCCATTGAATGGCACTCAAAAGTTAAGCGAACCTATTCAATATGAAGAAATTCACCAAACAAGTGTAGTGGTTCCTGCACATGGTTTTATTTTAGCGACGACGAAAGAATATATTAAACTACCAGAAAACTTGACAGGCTTTGTGGAAGGTAGAAGCTCTATTGGACGAGCTGGTTTATTTATACAAAATGCAGGATGGGTTGATCCCGGATTTGAAGGCGCAATCACATTAGAACTATATAATGCAAATGATTTCCCCTTAGAAATCGAACAGAACCAACGGATATGTCAAATCGTTTTGGCAGAAACTAAAACGGCGCCAAATGAGATCTATTCAGGTAAATATCAAGGACAAGCTACTACAACGGGGAGTCGTGTATTCAGAGACTGGATGAAGGATGGTGGCTATTAA